Proteins from one Streptococcus mitis B6 genomic window:
- a CDS encoding IS30-like element ISSmi1 family transposase, whose protein sequence is MTKKQKHLTLEDRIDIQTGISQQETFRSIAEKMGKDPSTISKEIKRNRIMHPTSVKSDCTDCPLLKKAPYVCNNCPKKRTDCGFNRYLYYAKKAQEQYETMLRESRQGIPLNKESFYQMDKILTLGIQKKQSIYHIIQTHNLPVSKATVYRHAKLGYLTAKPIDFPRMVTFKERRKSRKVAIPKELKIGRTYQDFQELRETDDFFKWLEMDTVIGRPGGKLLLTFNVSFCNFLFALLLDNKTALEVATKFAALKERVMDGGYAFHQLFPVILTDNGSEFAYVEELERDIDGKSHLYFCDPSRPDQKGRIEKNHTVLRAILPKGTSFDQLTQKDVNLVISHVNSLKREEFQGKSAYDVFTFTFGEDIAALLGCQFVKPEDTHLSPDLLK, encoded by the coding sequence ATGACGAAAAAACAAAAACATCTCACTCTAGAAGACCGTATTGACATCCAAACTGGAATCAGCCAACAGGAGACTTTCCGTTCCATCGCTGAGAAGATGGGGAAAGACCCGTCAACGATTTCAAAGGAAATCAAGCGCAATCGCATCATGCATCCAACATCCGTCAAATCTGATTGCACGGATTGCCCTCTTCTCAAAAAAGCTCCTTATGTCTGTAACAACTGTCCAAAAAAGAGGACGGATTGTGGGTTTAACCGCTATCTTTACTACGCGAAAAAGGCACAGGAGCAGTACGAGACTATGTTGAGGGAATCCAGACAGGGCATTCCCCTAAACAAGGAAAGTTTTTATCAGATGGACAAGATCTTAACCCTAGGCATCCAGAAGAAACAAAGCATCTACCATATCATTCAGACACATAACCTACCTGTGTCGAAAGCTACGGTGTATCGGCATGCCAAGCTGGGCTATCTGACAGCCAAGCCCATTGATTTCCCTCGGATGGTCACGTTCAAGGAACGCAGAAAATCCAGAAAAGTAGCTATTCCCAAAGAGCTGAAAATTGGGCGGACCTATCAAGATTTCCAAGAGTTACGAGAAACTGATGATTTCTTCAAATGGTTGGAAATGGACACGGTCATCGGCAGACCTGGTGGAAAGCTACTGCTCACCTTCAACGTTTCCTTCTGTAATTTCCTCTTCGCCTTGCTTTTGGACAACAAGACTGCTCTGGAAGTCGCCACTAAATTCGCAGCTTTGAAAGAAAGAGTCATGGACGGAGGGTATGCGTTCCATCAGCTGTTCCCTGTCATTCTCACAGACAACGGATCTGAGTTCGCCTATGTGGAGGAGCTTGAGCGAGACATTGATGGGAAGTCTCACCTCTACTTCTGCGACCCTAGCCGTCCTGACCAGAAGGGGCGGATTGAGAAGAACCATACGGTTTTGCGAGCCATTCTTCCCAAGGGCACTTCCTTTGACCAGCTGACTCAGAAAGACGTCAATCTAGTCATTTCCCATGTCAATTCCTTGAAACGAGAAGAGTTTCAAGGAAAATCTGCTTACGACGTCTTCACCTTCACCTTTGGCGAGGACATCGCTGCTCTTCTGGGTTGCCAATTTGTCAAACCAGAAGACACACACTTATCACCTGATTTATTGAAATAA
- the rpoE gene encoding DNA-directed RNA polymerase subunit delta, whose protein sequence is MELEVFAGQEKSELSMIEVARAILELRGRNHEMYFSDLVNEIQNYLGTSNSDIREALPLFYTELNFDGSFISLGDNKWGLRSWYGVDEIDEEIIALEESDDDEVEPKAKKKRVNAFMDGDSDAIDYNADDPEDEDAYEADPALSYDDENPDDEKNEVEAYDAEINEIAPDDLGEDVDLNEEDDEFSEDDAENIEE, encoded by the coding sequence TTGGAATTAGAAGTATTTGCTGGGCAAGAAAAAAGTGAACTATCTATGATTGAGGTAGCGCGTGCTATCTTGGAACTTCGTGGTCGCAATCATGAGATGTATTTTAGCGATCTTGTAAACGAAATTCAAAACTACCTTGGAACATCAAACAGCGATATCCGCGAAGCTTTGCCTTTGTTCTATACAGAGTTGAACTTTGACGGTAGCTTCATCTCACTTGGAGACAACAAATGGGGGCTTCGTTCATGGTATGGTGTGGACGAAATCGACGAAGAAATCATCGCTCTTGAAGAAAGTGACGACGATGAAGTAGAACCAAAAGCTAAGAAAAAACGTGTCAATGCCTTCATGGATGGTGATTCAGATGCTATTGACTACAATGCAGATGACCCAGAAGACGAAGATGCATACGAAGCAGATCCAGCTCTTTCATACGATGATGAAAATCCAGATGATGAGAAAAATGAAGTGGAAGCTTACGATGCAGAAATCAACGAAATCGCTCCTGATGACTTGGGTGAAGACGTGGATCTCAACGAAGAAGATGACGAGTTTTCAGAAGATGAT